The following are encoded together in the Triticum dicoccoides isolate Atlit2015 ecotype Zavitan chromosome 6B, WEW_v2.0, whole genome shotgun sequence genome:
- the LOC119324329 gene encoding uncharacterized protein LOC119324329 isoform X1: MAAMEMEEVLALVPGFVDILVLAGGRASSGAAAAWRPADVQKALRWALFFEEVFRNLRDSGQYEESAREFDAGLAELASSPGFPKGLVDMRSETLSAATELVIKHFLKAETTSVENIRAVLEAVVGMDIDGIGASGGRDACQEYVKSILNMDLSGLPRTKSGGEVGAPTTGHSRILVNELLERLDSASCISLAERGLRTLLDSVKKNSFSDPGSPVICRKSQIIDQFLLWKQWRGRCLSYLLDERTVRIVSGSSFIFSAPKEQWMKVFEPLKVSVDSCQSGLVEVMEICLLGLISRRWDPLIESFVSHAFSSLPISKQYADLHQLLQGTYRGECPDKILNLKENDILEYTRQSLESKPHVLWLLHPVLTAAAIPPRSTLFEIYLAEIDKQFDEAVSTERKCNCRRYGIEQHDSCEVAERIQCLYTFHVQQPHPMVQ; encoded by the exons ATGGCGGCcatggagatggaggaggtgctCGCCCTGGTGCCGGGCTTCGTCGACATCCTCGTCCTCGCCGGCGGCCGCGcctcctccggcgccgccgccgcctggcgcCCCGCCGACGTCCAGAAGGCCCTCCGCTGGGCGCTCTTCTTCGAGGAG GTCTTCAGGAACCTGCGTGACTCCGGGCAGTACGAGGAATCCGCGAGGGAGTTCGACGCGGGGCTCGCCGAGCTCGCCTCAAGCCCGGGTTTCCCCAAG GGCCTTGTCGACATGCGATCGGAGACGCTCTCGGCGGCCACAGAGCTGGTCATAAAGCATTTTCTGAAAGCCGAAACGACGAGCGTGGAGAACATCCGGGCTGTTCTCGAGGCGGTCGTGGGGATGGACATCGACGGCATTGGTGCTAGCGGTGGGCGCGATGCGTGCCAAGAGTATGTGAAGTCGATCTTGAATATGGATTTGTCTGGTTTGCCGCGGACCAAGAGCGGCGGTGAAGTAGGAGCTCCCACCACGGGTCATTCACGGATTCTGGTTAACGAGCTTCTGGAACGGTTGGATTCAgcatcatgtatttctctggctgaGAGAGGACTGCGCACACTTCTGGACAGCGTGAAGAAGAACAGCTTCAGTGATCCAGGCAGCCCAGTGATCTGTAG AAAATCACAAATCATCGACCAGTTTCTTCTGTGGAAACAGTGGAGAGGACGATGTTTGTCATACTTACTTGATGAACGCACTGTTCGGATTGTGTCTGGATCTAGTTTTATCTTTAGTGCTCCCAAGGAGCAGTGGATGAAGGTGTTTGAACCATTAAAAGTTTCTGTAGATTCTTGTCAGAGTGGCCTCGTTGAAGTCATG GAGATATGCTTGCTGGGTTTGATTTCAAGGCGATGGGACCCATTGATAGAGAGCTTCGTGTCGCATGCTTTTAGTTCCCTTCCTATATCCAAGCAGTATGCTGATCTGCACCAGTTGCTTCAGGGAACTTATCGGGGTGAATGCCCAGACAAGATTCTTAATTTGAAG gaaaatgacATTCTTGAGTATACAAGGCAGTCATTAGAAAGTAAACCGCATGTATTATGGCTTCTACATCCGGTTCTTACTGCGGCAGCAATTCCGCCACG GTCGACCTTGTTTGAAATATACCTTGCAGAAATAGACAAGCAATTTGATGAAGCTGTTTCCACAGAACG GAAATGTAATTGCAGAAGATATGGAATAGAGCAACATGATAGCT GTGAGGTTGCCGAAAGGATTCAATGTCTCTACACTTTCCATGTTCAACAACCTCATCCAATGGTTCAGTAG
- the LOC119324331 gene encoding 60S ribosomal protein L23: MSKRGRGGSAGNKFRMSLGLPVAATVNCADNTGAKNLYIISVKGIKGRLNRLPSACVGDMVMATVKKGKPDLRKKVMPAVIVRQRKPWRRKDGVFMYFEDNAGVIVNPKGEMKGSAITGPIGKECADLWPRIASAANAIV, encoded by the exons ATGTCGAAGCGAG GGCGCGGAGGTTCCGCTGGAAACAAGTTCCGGATGTCGCTGGGTCTGCCGGTGGCAGCCACTGTCAACTGTGCTGACAACACTGGTGCCAAGAACCTGTACATCATCTCCGTGAAGGGAATCAAGGGGCGCCTCAACAGGCTTCCTTCCGCCTGTGTTGGTGACATGGTTATGGCCACTGTCAAGAAGGGAAAGCCTGACCTCAGGAAGAAGGTCATGCCGGCTGTCATCGTCAGGCAGCGCAAGCCGTGGCGCCGAAAGGACGGTGTCTTCATGTACTTCGAAG ACAATGCTGGAGTCATTGTGAACCCAAAGGGAGAGATGAAAG GTTCTGCCATCACTGGACCGATCGGGAAGGAGTGCGCCGACCTGTGGCCCAGGATTGCCAGCGCAGCGAACGCCATCGTCTGA